The Verrucomicrobiia bacterium genome window below encodes:
- a CDS encoding DUF72 domain-containing protein: MVDASILIGTAGWSYPDWENVVYPAGKAADRLRAVARYLDCVEVDSSFYHPPAARTTESWVRTLEQQPGFRFLAKAWQRFTHERSMPWTRAEHDLLTTGLQPLREAGRLDSLLFQFPWSFRNDPKNRDWLDAIADAFADWPLAVEVRHDSWLADGTLEFFRERRLTFCNIDQPVLAHCLPPTAHVTAEVGYFRVHGRNAKNWFREKQDAYGGRYDYLYSAMELDELLAHVTKITARTKKTFVVFNNHKDGKAFANALQFKARLVLAATVRAPVSLREGFPVLRACTVPDGAEQLPLV, translated from the coding sequence ATGGTGGACGCCTCGATCCTTATTGGCACGGCAGGCTGGAGTTATCCGGACTGGGAGAACGTCGTGTACCCGGCGGGCAAGGCGGCGGACCGACTTCGTGCCGTCGCACGGTACCTCGACTGCGTGGAGGTGGACAGTTCGTTCTACCATCCGCCGGCGGCGCGGACGACGGAAAGCTGGGTCCGGACGCTGGAGCAGCAACCCGGGTTCCGCTTCCTGGCGAAGGCATGGCAGCGGTTCACGCATGAACGATCCATGCCATGGACGCGAGCTGAACATGATCTGCTCACCACCGGGTTGCAGCCATTGCGCGAGGCGGGGAGGCTCGATAGCCTCCTCTTTCAGTTTCCATGGTCGTTCCGAAACGACCCAAAGAACCGTGACTGGCTGGACGCTATTGCGGATGCGTTTGCCGATTGGCCGCTGGCGGTCGAAGTGCGCCACGATTCCTGGCTCGCGGACGGGACTTTGGAGTTTTTCCGCGAACGACGCCTCACGTTTTGCAATATCGACCAGCCCGTGCTGGCGCATTGCCTCCCGCCGACCGCGCACGTGACAGCCGAGGTCGGCTATTTTCGCGTGCATGGCCGCAATGCAAAGAATTGGTTCCGCGAGAAGCAGGACGCGTATGGCGGACGCTACGATTACCTCTATTCGGCGATGGAACTGGACGAATTGCTCGCTCACGTTACAAAAATCACGGCGCGCACGAAGAAAACATTCGTGGTCTTTAACAATCACAAGGACGGCAAGGCGTTTGCCAATGCCCTGCAGTTCAAGGCGCGTCTCGTCCTGGCGGCGACTGTGCGCGCTCCCGTGTCATTACGGGAAGGCTTTCCCGTTCTCCGCGCCTGCACGGTACCCGATGGCGCGGAGCAGTTGCCGCTGGTGTAG
- a CDS encoding TolC family protein — MIKTLCGLLAASLLFSVVKPTPAAGATGLPQSLTLQDCLDLAIKQNPSILKAQQEIRRTQGVIVETRAPAVPQITASGSGEMIARSAIDAFPFPAGSGGTNTVFGNQTQPWSAQVQISQLLYQGGRVSAAVRAAKLSDQIAVLGFQKAVADTILDVRKAFYQILLNKAIAEVREQSVTLLEQQLLDAQSRYDVGAVPRFNVLRAEVELANAKPPLIRAQNDLRISKESLVKLLAIDSTTQTNDFTPINFEGTLAYEHRAWDLPTALQQGLEHRPELLQAEQQIGVAKANVKVASSGYKPEASVFGNYGWHDDTFFNSPDATREGWTAGASVTWALFDGMLTRGKVSEARALLQEANLDYADTRRQVELDVRQAYSDYLQTIELIEAQKKTVEEAEESLRLARARFQAGTGTQLDVLSAQTALTDARSNEVQALHDYNVAIATLERVTGMTVRVAN, encoded by the coding sequence ATGATCAAAACCCTCTGCGGCCTCCTGGCCGCCTCCTTGCTTTTCTCCGTTGTGAAACCAACGCCGGCCGCTGGCGCAACCGGGCTCCCCCAGTCGCTAACACTCCAGGATTGCCTTGACCTGGCGATCAAACAGAATCCGTCGATCCTCAAGGCCCAACAAGAGATCCGCCGTACCCAGGGCGTCATCGTTGAGACACGCGCGCCGGCCGTGCCGCAGATCACCGCGTCCGGCTCCGGCGAGATGATCGCCAGGAGCGCGATTGATGCATTCCCATTCCCTGCGGGTTCCGGCGGTACCAATACCGTTTTTGGGAACCAAACACAGCCCTGGAGTGCGCAGGTCCAAATCTCGCAGCTGCTTTACCAAGGTGGACGCGTTAGTGCCGCTGTCCGCGCCGCAAAGCTGTCCGACCAGATCGCGGTGCTCGGTTTTCAAAAGGCTGTTGCCGATACCATTCTCGATGTACGGAAGGCGTTCTATCAAATCCTATTGAACAAGGCCATCGCTGAGGTCCGCGAGCAATCCGTCACACTGCTGGAACAACAACTCCTGGATGCCCAGTCGCGGTACGACGTGGGCGCCGTCCCGCGCTTCAACGTCCTGCGCGCCGAAGTCGAACTGGCCAACGCCAAGCCGCCGCTCATTCGTGCCCAGAACGACCTCCGCATCTCCAAGGAGTCCCTGGTGAAACTACTGGCCATCGATTCCACCACCCAAACGAACGATTTCACTCCGATTAATTTCGAGGGCACACTGGCTTACGAGCATCGCGCTTGGGATCTCCCTACCGCGCTGCAACAGGGGCTTGAGCATCGCCCGGAGTTGCTGCAAGCAGAACAACAAATCGGTGTCGCCAAGGCCAATGTCAAAGTCGCTTCTTCCGGCTACAAACCGGAAGCCTCCGTCTTCGGCAACTACGGTTGGCATGACGACACCTTCTTCAACAGTCCTGATGCTACTCGTGAAGGCTGGACAGCCGGTGCCAGCGTAACCTGGGCGCTTTTCGACGGCATGCTTACTCGCGGCAAAGTGAGCGAGGCGCGGGCACTACTTCAGGAGGCGAATCTCGACTATGCCGACACGCGCCGCCAGGTGGAACTCGATGTGCGCCAGGCCTACTCCGATTATCTTCAGACCATCGAACTGATCGAAGCCCAGAAGAAAACCGTGGAAGAAGCCGAGGAAAGTCTGCGGCTGGCCAGAGCCCGTTTCCAAGCCGGTACCGGCACGCAGTTGGACGTTCTCAGCGCCCAGACCGCGCTTACCGATGCCCGCTCCAATGAAGTCCAGGCACTCCACGACTACAATGTCGCCATCGCCACGCTGGAACGTGTCACCGGGATGACGGTGCGTGTGGCCAATTGA
- the mutY gene encoding A/G-specific adenine glycosylase, whose translation MATRFHIPTARVNLESFRETFHRDLLRWYRRHHRRLPWRATRDPYRIWVSEIMLQQTRVDTVLPYYGRWLRAFPTIHALARAKDDRVLKLWEGLGYYSRARNLHRAAQTVVREYGGKLPRTAEGLRQLPGIGRYTAGAIASIAFGERVALVDGNVARVFARVFAVTANVRAPQTMNKLWQFAEDLVPNSDPGEFNQALMELGALVCTPANPRCEVCPMRHVCVARAQGLVDQLPNRGRPQMTECVVASAALVRRNGSLLMQRRPERGLLAGMWELPTLGRGRFRKGKQLLELRHAITNRRITLRVFECQCGSALQSKRTGELRWVSATELKRLSLSSAHRRAIAKILSA comes from the coding sequence ATGGCGACACGATTCCACATACCAACCGCACGGGTCAATCTCGAAAGCTTTCGGGAAACGTTCCACCGCGATTTGCTGCGCTGGTATCGACGCCACCACCGGCGGCTCCCGTGGCGTGCCACGCGCGACCCGTACCGCATCTGGGTTAGCGAAATCATGTTGCAACAAACCCGCGTGGATACAGTGTTGCCATATTACGGACGCTGGTTACGAGCATTCCCAACCATACACGCGCTGGCGCGGGCGAAGGACGACCGCGTGTTGAAGTTGTGGGAAGGGCTCGGGTATTACTCGCGCGCGCGCAATCTACACCGGGCCGCACAGACTGTTGTTCGCGAATACGGTGGCAAACTACCGCGAACGGCGGAGGGATTGCGCCAACTTCCCGGCATTGGCCGCTACACCGCCGGTGCGATTGCCAGTATCGCCTTTGGGGAACGCGTGGCGCTGGTTGATGGCAACGTGGCGCGGGTGTTCGCGAGGGTCTTCGCCGTCACCGCCAACGTCAGGGCACCACAAACGATGAACAAACTCTGGCAATTCGCGGAAGATTTGGTGCCCAACAGTGACCCCGGCGAATTCAACCAGGCGTTGATGGAACTCGGCGCGCTGGTGTGCACCCCGGCAAACCCGCGTTGTGAGGTCTGCCCGATGCGGCACGTTTGCGTTGCGCGGGCGCAGGGGTTGGTCGATCAACTGCCGAATCGCGGGCGGCCGCAAATGACGGAATGCGTTGTTGCGAGTGCGGCGCTTGTACGCCGAAATGGCAGCTTGCTAATGCAACGCCGCCCCGAACGCGGGTTGCTGGCGGGAATGTGGGAATTGCCGACCTTGGGCCGCGGACGATTCCGCAAGGGAAAACAGTTGCTGGAACTTCGCCACGCGATCACCAACCGCCGCATCACGCTCCGCGTGTTCGAGTGCCAATGCGGGAGCGCGCTTCAAAGCAAACGCACCGGCGAATTGCGCTGGGTGTCCGCCACGGAGTTGAAGCGGTTGAGTTTGTCGTCGGCGCACCGTCGAGCAATTGCCAAGATTCTTTCAGCGTAG
- a CDS encoding DUF1736 domain-containing protein — MGTPAHLAIVFVLGVVVLFTYANTVHNTGFALDNKFIILEDPRLRDASPNNIRLIFHEDYWWPKAVSGLYRPLTTLSYMFNYHTLGNTDHAAGYHWINFFLHWANTVLVYFAVLVLMERLWPAFFAAALFGTHPLATESVTNIIGRSDLFATLFLLVGFLCYVKSTTTDRQRKLWTGPQVIMAAISTVLAGFILLCWKLPTWVSPTLLNWTAITIALATLAATTLTFACLVGGWAKLPSLLLLLLSTAVGVFCKETGIVVLGVLMLYDFTFRLHRKHPNWLFSFISNFWEFGLKGYVVLAAPVLAMFYTRSWVFGNLRPPELPWVDNPLVRPDVGFWQARLTAIKVIGKYFWLLVWPQVLSCDYSYNQVPIVNWHFSTFEDWKAIIALISVATVLLVAIRNYRRNKPLFFFVFFFFGTLLPTSNLFPKLGEPLFENWHIFSWQVFNWPIVKETWCIGSIMAERFLYMPLIGFVGCVVLAVYAICRNLIPQMDVSAWAQRIWLQVVARTALSLMVVAYGARSFLRNPDWEDDERLWTKAVEACPNSFKTHKSLAFALYEKDPEGKNIDRVIAEGEKARDVTDKTQIVLLHLGAYYRIKGDTLAQRAPDGTLVPTPQSLPWYQKSVEALSAAVPLDHEFNDDNRRKELKRGRKPDQIPDIGNHEIYWNLGLSYMRMSQYQQALDAYTAMRHLAPTNPDAYLSIASVYLSTGHSEEAGISLLEALLLDSNRSEALRLLVDIYRQIDHEGCSVVMSQGQPRLNSDCAIVHNHICSAYYGLIQVFLETRQFDMAKQTKQNALQGYHCPPESFQQLLPEQPTTVSSKS; from the coding sequence GTGGGCACTCCGGCCCATCTGGCCATCGTCTTCGTGCTCGGCGTGGTCGTCCTCTTCACGTACGCCAACACCGTGCATAACACGGGCTTTGCGCTCGACAATAAATTCATCATCCTCGAAGACCCCCGGCTGCGCGACGCCAGCCCCAATAATATCCGTCTCATCTTCCACGAAGACTACTGGTGGCCGAAGGCGGTCAGTGGACTCTACCGACCATTGACCACGCTGTCCTACATGTTCAATTACCACACCCTGGGCAACACCGATCATGCGGCGGGCTATCACTGGATTAATTTCTTCCTGCATTGGGCCAACACCGTCCTCGTCTACTTTGCGGTGCTCGTGCTGATGGAGCGGCTCTGGCCGGCGTTCTTCGCCGCCGCTCTATTTGGCACACACCCGCTGGCCACCGAATCGGTCACGAACATCATTGGACGTTCCGACCTGTTTGCCACGCTGTTTTTGCTGGTTGGGTTCCTCTGTTACGTAAAGAGCACGACGACCGATCGCCAGCGCAAGTTATGGACCGGCCCCCAGGTCATCATGGCGGCGATTTCCACGGTGTTGGCGGGATTCATCCTACTCTGCTGGAAACTTCCTACCTGGGTTTCACCGACTTTGCTCAATTGGACCGCGATCACGATCGCTCTGGCGACGCTCGCCGCCACCACGTTGACGTTTGCGTGTCTCGTGGGTGGTTGGGCCAAACTCCCATCCCTGCTGCTCTTGTTGCTATCAACAGCCGTCGGCGTGTTCTGTAAGGAAACCGGGATCGTCGTACTCGGCGTATTGATGCTCTACGACTTCACCTTCCGACTCCACCGGAAACACCCGAATTGGCTCTTCAGTTTCATCTCGAATTTTTGGGAATTTGGACTAAAAGGTTACGTTGTCCTCGCTGCCCCGGTACTCGCGATGTTCTATACACGAAGTTGGGTTTTCGGGAATCTGCGACCGCCCGAGTTGCCTTGGGTGGACAATCCGCTGGTCCGCCCGGACGTTGGTTTTTGGCAGGCGCGCCTGACGGCAATCAAGGTTATCGGGAAATACTTCTGGCTGCTTGTCTGGCCACAGGTGCTCTCGTGCGATTATTCCTACAACCAGGTCCCGATCGTCAACTGGCACTTCAGCACGTTCGAAGACTGGAAAGCCATCATTGCGTTGATCTCGGTGGCGACCGTGCTACTCGTCGCGATCCGTAATTATCGCCGCAATAAACCCCTCTTCTTCTTCGTGTTTTTTTTCTTCGGGACCTTGCTACCCACGTCGAACCTGTTCCCGAAACTGGGCGAGCCGCTCTTTGAGAATTGGCACATCTTTAGTTGGCAAGTGTTCAATTGGCCCATCGTTAAAGAGACGTGGTGCATCGGCAGCATCATGGCGGAACGCTTCCTGTACATGCCGTTGATCGGGTTCGTCGGCTGCGTGGTGCTCGCCGTCTACGCGATCTGCCGTAACCTGATCCCGCAAATGGATGTCTCGGCGTGGGCGCAGCGCATCTGGCTGCAGGTCGTGGCGCGCACCGCCCTCAGCTTGATGGTCGTCGCGTACGGCGCGCGCTCGTTCTTGCGCAATCCTGACTGGGAGGATGATGAACGGCTGTGGACGAAAGCCGTCGAAGCCTGCCCGAACAGCTTCAAGACCCACAAGTCACTCGCCTTTGCGCTCTACGAGAAGGACCCCGAGGGCAAGAACATCGATCGCGTCATCGCGGAGGGTGAAAAGGCACGCGATGTCACGGACAAGACGCAGATCGTCCTCCTCCACCTCGGCGCCTACTACCGCATCAAGGGCGACACGCTCGCCCAGCGCGCTCCGGACGGCACCCTCGTGCCGACTCCCCAAAGCCTCCCGTGGTACCAGAAGTCCGTCGAAGCCCTCAGCGCAGCGGTGCCGCTGGACCACGAATTCAACGACGACAACCGCCGCAAGGAACTGAAGCGCGGCCGCAAACCCGACCAGATCCCGGATATCGGCAACCATGAGATTTACTGGAACCTCGGGCTTTCCTACATGCGCATGTCACAATACCAGCAGGCGCTCGATGCCTACACTGCCATGCGCCATCTGGCCCCCACGAATCCCGATGCCTACCTGAGCATCGCGTCGGTTTATCTCTCCACTGGACATTCCGAGGAAGCCGGCATCTCGTTGCTGGAAGCGCTGCTGCTCGACAGCAATCGCTCGGAGGCTCTGCGCTTGCTCGTGGACATTTACCGCCAAATCGACCATGAAGGATGTTCGGTGGTCATGTCCCAGGGACAACCACGACTCAATTCCGACTGCGCGATTGTCCACAATCATATCTGCTCCGCTTACTATGGGCTCATTCAGGTGTTTCTTGAAACCAGGCAGTTCGACATGGCGAAACAAACCAAACAAAATGCGCTGCAGGGCTACCACTGCCCGCCGGAATCGTTCCAGCAACTACTCCCAGAGCAACCAACCACAGTGAGTTCGAAATCATGA
- a CDS encoding polyphenol oxidase family protein — protein MQFETFAPLNQLPFATHAFTLRTTEDTKTNDFEGRTLVALGFSPTRFASAEQTHGNGVAVIFETTGERVPMVDALATSVRGLPLVIRCADCAAVFIVDRRTPAIALVHSGRKGTIANIVGSTVVTMQQKFGTDPADCTSLISPSIGPCHYEMDIWSSVEQQLRQAGVSDVHNPRVCTACHLDHYFSYRAEKGQTGRMLAVLALKSP, from the coding sequence ATGCAGTTCGAAACCTTCGCGCCGCTAAACCAACTCCCATTCGCTACCCACGCGTTCACGCTGCGCACGACAGAAGACACGAAGACCAACGATTTCGAGGGCCGCACGCTCGTGGCGCTGGGATTCTCCCCGACTCGCTTTGCCTCCGCCGAGCAAACCCACGGCAATGGCGTCGCGGTCATCTTTGAAACTACCGGCGAGCGCGTGCCGATGGTCGATGCGCTGGCAACATCCGTAAGAGGTTTGCCGCTGGTAATTCGCTGTGCCGACTGCGCCGCAGTCTTCATTGTCGACCGGCGGACACCAGCCATCGCCCTGGTGCATTCTGGCAGGAAGGGAACCATCGCCAACATCGTGGGAAGTACCGTGGTGACCATGCAACAGAAGTTTGGAACGGATCCCGCCGATTGCACCTCATTGATCAGTCCTTCCATCGGGCCGTGTCATTACGAAATGGATATCTGGAGTAGTGTTGAACAGCAATTGCGCCAGGCAGGTGTGAGCGATGTTCACAATCCCCGCGTGTGCACAGCCTGCCATCTCGACCACTATTTCTCTTACCGGGCTGAAAAAGGCCAAACGGGACGGATGCTCGCCGTCCTCGCCCTGAAATCACCATGA
- the rnhC gene encoding ribonuclease HIII, translated as MAERTSYTCLLDADKIPQLKRDLQARGFDFREVPYAHFGAMSDSEKVNVAVYTSGKLVIQGKGTTDFIQFYLEPQLLGEARLGYEHILDPTMLEPRIGVDESGKGDFFGPLVIAGAFLNEAAARNMMEIGVRDSKLIKSDARIAEVAKQIRTTPGCVTDVVAIGPEKYNELHARMRNVNDILGWGHARVIENMLARVDSPKAISDQFGNKRIIEKALMERGRKIQLVQRHKAESDLAVAAASIIARDGFVMRLRKLSKEYGVELPKGASTAVQEAGFQLVAKHGGGVLGKVAKTHFRTTQKVLEGAPK; from the coding sequence ATGGCCGAGCGCACATCCTACACGTGTCTGCTGGATGCTGACAAGATTCCGCAACTGAAGCGCGACTTGCAGGCGCGCGGCTTTGATTTCCGCGAGGTGCCGTACGCTCACTTCGGGGCGATGTCCGACAGTGAGAAGGTCAATGTCGCGGTCTACACCAGCGGCAAACTGGTCATCCAGGGGAAGGGGACGACCGATTTCATCCAGTTCTACCTCGAACCGCAGTTGCTCGGCGAAGCGCGGCTTGGGTACGAGCATATTCTTGATCCGACGATGTTGGAGCCGCGCATCGGTGTGGACGAAAGCGGGAAGGGTGATTTCTTCGGGCCGCTGGTGATTGCGGGCGCGTTCTTGAACGAGGCGGCTGCGCGAAATATGATGGAAATCGGCGTGCGTGACAGTAAATTGATCAAGAGCGACGCGCGGATCGCCGAGGTCGCGAAGCAGATCCGCACGACACCAGGCTGCGTTACGGATGTTGTGGCCATCGGCCCCGAGAAGTATAATGAACTGCATGCAAGGATGCGCAACGTGAATGACATTCTGGGTTGGGGCCACGCACGGGTGATCGAGAACATGCTGGCGCGCGTGGACAGCCCGAAGGCGATTTCCGACCAGTTCGGCAACAAGCGTATCATCGAGAAGGCACTAATGGAACGGGGCCGGAAAATTCAGCTTGTGCAGCGGCACAAGGCGGAGAGCGATCTGGCGGTCGCAGCCGCGTCGATTATCGCGCGTGATGGGTTCGTGATGCGATTGCGCAAACTCAGCAAGGAATACGGCGTGGAGTTGCCGAAAGGCGCGTCGACAGCGGTCCAGGAGGCCGGCTTTCAACTCGTCGCGAAGCATGGAGGCGGCGTGCTCGGCAAGGTGGCCAAAACGCATTTTCGCACGACGCAGAAGGTTTTGGAAGGAGCGCCAAAATGA
- a CDS encoding universal stress protein produces MLEKILVPSDLSDPSNSVIPYAVTLAQAFHSKLYLLHVMDPASLHEPECLLDFPKLSKMLTLDLGAPDLPPLKKSIAVAKMYLYKKNRAAAIMDAVREKKVDLICLAANNGGVNLAWWSVGNIVESIIARAPCHVLCIRGRPVKDKDWKRPRFKHILLLTELGPAGAEPLVKVLPWADKLNSMLHIFPLVTNRAKRLSANKPLPEAARLHAARTNVLLFADPAKRMRNLLSFVEKTPIDLIVMAPRTRAKFSNRLLNDILGKLLRATDSPVLLLR; encoded by the coding sequence ATGCTGGAGAAGATACTCGTACCAAGCGACCTTTCCGACCCGTCGAATTCCGTCATTCCCTACGCGGTGACGCTGGCGCAGGCGTTTCACAGCAAGCTGTACCTCCTCCACGTGATGGATCCCGCCTCACTCCACGAGCCGGAGTGCCTTTTGGATTTTCCGAAGTTGTCGAAAATGCTCACACTCGACCTGGGTGCGCCTGACTTGCCGCCCTTGAAGAAATCGATCGCCGTCGCCAAAATGTATCTCTATAAGAAAAATCGCGCCGCCGCGATCATGGACGCCGTCCGCGAGAAGAAGGTCGATCTGATCTGCCTGGCCGCCAACAACGGCGGCGTCAACCTCGCGTGGTGGTCGGTCGGCAACATCGTCGAGTCGATCATCGCCCGCGCGCCGTGCCATGTATTGTGCATCCGCGGACGGCCCGTCAAGGACAAGGATTGGAAGCGGCCACGCTTCAAGCACATCCTGCTACTGACGGAACTCGGTCCCGCCGGCGCTGAGCCGCTCGTGAAAGTTCTTCCGTGGGCCGACAAGCTCAACAGCATGCTGCATATCTTTCCCTTGGTAACGAACCGCGCCAAACGATTGTCCGCGAACAAGCCGCTGCCCGAAGCGGCGAGGCTCCACGCGGCCAGGACCAATGTCCTGTTGTTTGCCGATCCCGCGAAGCGGATGCGCAACCTCCTCAGCTTTGTCGAGAAAACGCCGATTGATCTTATCGTAATGGCTCCGCGCACTCGCGCGAAGTTCTCGAATCGACTTCTCAACGACATCCTCGGCAAACTCTTGCGGGCGACGGACAGCCCCGTCCTGCTACTACGCTGA